A stretch of the Theileria equi strain WA chromosome 1, complete sequence genome encodes the following:
- a CDS encoding DNA-directed RNA polymerase II, putative (encoded by transcript BEWA_034470A): protein MEWASRHIKPSIEIVELRQDRMDFVLLNSDVSTANAIRRIILSEIPALAIEIVTVLENTSVLHDEYISHRLGLLPIDSTLASEFEFREKCQCSDKCAKCTVDYTLDVSCDDADSKVVTHFDIIADEAEINSNDERKIPMPIPRADISNFNGATDGIPIVKLKRGQSISMKLTATKGLGKFHAKWIVANVNYKMEPRFLFNSSLMEQISSEDKASIASSCPRNVFKFSGSRMDHTGISLGNSNSAIKLDEGGLQIINKLNCIYCDECINHARELGHRDLIRIEPDDSKFHFTIESTGSIPPEKILEIALSCLEEKMQGLQANFAEAQSRALGTTSSTLPRDTHKMPHPPAAYIDLD, encoded by the coding sequence ATGGAATGGGCATCCCGTCATATCAAGCCTTCCATTGAAATTGTGGAATTACGACAGGACCGTATGGATTTTGTCCTGTTGAATTCAGATGTAAGCACTGCGAATGCTATAAGAAGGATTATTCTGTCAGAAATTCCGGCCTTAGCAATCGAAATCGTTACGGTTTTAGAAAATACAAGTGTTTTACACGATGAATATATATCGCATAGGTTAGGCCTGTTGCCCATTGATAGTACGTTGGCAAGTGAATTTGAATTTAGAGAAAAATGCCAATGCAGTGataaatgtgcaaaatGTACCGTTGATTATACACTAGATGTATCTTGTGATGACGCTGATTCCAAGGTCGTCACCCATTTTGATATTATAGCTGATGAAGCTGAAATAAATTCAAACGATGAAAGAAAGATACCAATGCCAATCCCCAGAGCGGATATATCTAATTTTAATGGCGCTACAGATGGAATTCCAATTGTTAAACTGAAAAGAGGTCAATCGATCAGCATGAAGCTGACAGCCACTAAAGGCCTCGGTAAATTTCATGCCAAATGGATCGTAGCAAATGTTAATTATAAAATGGAACCGAGATTTTTGTTTAATTCAAGTTTGATGGAACAAATTTCATCGGAAGATAAGGCATCTATAGCTTCTAGTTGTCCAAGAAATGTTTTCAAATTTTCTGGTTCGAGGATGGATCATACCGGAATTAGTCTGGGTAATTCAAATAGTGCAATAAAACTAGATGAAGGTGGACTACAAATTATAAACAAATTGAATTGTATATATTGTGATGAATGTATCAATCATGCCAGGGAATTAGGGCATCGTGATTTAATACGCATAGAACCAGATGACTCAAAGTTTCATTTCACTATAGAGTCTACTGGTTCAATTCCTCCAGAAAAAATTCTAGAGATTGCTTTGTCATGTCTAGAGGAGAAGATGCAAGGATTGCAAGCAAACTTCGCTGAGGCTCAGTCGAGAGCTTTGGGTACTACAAGTTCTACTCTACCTAGAGATACTCATAAAATGCCTCATCCACCAGCGGCATATATAGATTTGGACTAA
- a CDS encoding uncharacterized protein (encoded by transcript BEWA_034460A) — MCFVGTGNSNLLHKCKICLYRLMYLCSLQAIAIYFTTILALKLLFGVCYCPESQNISIESESFKKLRWATIGHLYDWGNRKYNGYAEFPVLLKGITEHINSHLSELYSKFTADVSHPS, encoded by the exons ATGTGCTTTGTTGGCACTGGAAACTCTAACCTCTTACATAAATGTAAGATTTGTCTTTATAGATTAATGTATTTGTGCAGCCTCCAAGCAATAGCAATTTATTTCACAACAATCCTGGCCTTAAAACTCCTATTTGGCGTATGTTATTGCCCGGaatctcaaaatatatCTATAGAAAGTGAATCTTTCAAGAAGTTGCGATGGGCTACGATAGGCCACTTATATGA TTGGGGAAATCGAAAGTATAATGGATATGCCGAGTTTCCTGTGTTATTAAAGGGGATCACAGAGCATATCAATTCACATTTATCAGAACTctattccaaatttaccGCAGATGTAAGTCATCCCTCTTAA